One stretch of Paenibacillus sp. FSL R5-0341 DNA includes these proteins:
- a CDS encoding dynamin family protein yields the protein MSRTDYPKEMAKPLLPLREAMEQTGDHTAVQALTDLISKAEMKHLTIAFCGHFSAGKSSLINSLCGKRVLPSSPVPTSANVVSIRNGKPRALIYTSANVSADNSAGTLEVSPEELEAYCKNGGAYSSIEVWDDIPLLKDDAVLLDTPGVDSTDRGHSLATHSALHLADVVFYVMDYNHVQSETNLSFAKSLSDWGKPLFLIVNQIDKHRERELSFDQYTEGVEAIFAAWEVRYDGLLFTSLRDKEHRYNQWDVIPELIRHMMQEKEALITHSLASSASHVTEQHLTRQAEKREDEENSLLDEIGGKEGIERLERELELLDQQAADIRTGPARVREKFRAELEPLLANANLTPADIRTSAAAYLESRKPGFRVGLLFSGGKTEQEKQRRASELVRLLQDQASGQVEVHIRTMLRQLGESHQLWGAEWEQALNTELPAVDEALLEMKRSASAEVSPEYVIQFSKDLRGEIEARYRRSAMMLADRMLEALAARGEAALQALDASRAALLAQSAAAARYTALQRSAAAEAAGLRSLLPHAGPLPSGILPEVKGPHVPAVPEPGEAPGSHAGTSTSVAARPQTPEAPPAQRAVAAAVPGPTAAAGAERRRRLDAAAARLEAAAALVEPYPAMGSAVRDLRARAASLAGGTFTLALFGAFSAGKSSFANALLGEAVLPVSPHPTTAAINRIMAPAGGAEHGTARVRMKTRDAFQEDLGYSFRLLGLGEPGAEWQKRVKSLSPQDVHPAGRPHYSFLQAAASGWEETADQLGQDVLVDLDGYRNFVANEKKSCFVDSIDLYYSCDVTEQGIVLVDTPGADSVNARHTGVTFNYMKNADALIFVTYYNHAFSQGDRQFLNQLGRVKDSSAMDQMFFVVNASDLSSSEEELEQVLDHVSTQLRSNGIRAPRLFPVSSILAMEGKMAGDSKLLEQSGFVRFEEEFNQFAGRELADLAVGGASEEMARVIQRLKKRAEDAAQGEEALQQRRDELETIQGQSRQRIQRLAERSMKEELSQETAELLFHVRQRLAYRLGLFMAEAFHPSVLREDRGNLKTAFAACGRELLRMIAIELEQELLATTLRLEQAGQTWLMKQVTDCIDEVRQLSGGVDVSLPLNERWSTPVLEEVRLEEPSGWKSYLNYFRNPKQFFEGDGRQRLQEALDPVLKQMIIEVLPTAQDKLIQFYDNQLRQSLQHQSRQLEERLDEAVSGIQDTLESGIPAEQWSSLSVQLEQIERS from the coding sequence ATGTCCAGAACAGATTACCCAAAAGAAATGGCTAAACCTCTGCTTCCGCTGCGTGAAGCGATGGAGCAGACAGGGGACCATACGGCTGTACAGGCTTTAACGGATTTAATCAGCAAGGCGGAAATGAAACATCTGACGATTGCGTTCTGTGGTCACTTCTCTGCAGGCAAATCGAGTCTCATCAACAGTTTATGCGGTAAGCGGGTGTTGCCTTCAAGCCCTGTGCCAACAAGTGCGAATGTGGTGTCTATACGTAATGGTAAGCCGAGAGCGCTTATTTATACATCTGCAAACGTAAGCGCTGACAATAGTGCAGGAACACTTGAAGTCTCTCCAGAGGAATTGGAGGCGTATTGCAAAAATGGCGGAGCGTACAGCTCGATTGAGGTATGGGATGATATACCGCTGCTGAAAGATGATGCTGTTCTGCTGGATACACCAGGTGTGGACTCAACAGATCGCGGGCACAGTCTCGCGACCCATTCTGCACTGCATCTGGCGGATGTGGTGTTCTATGTCATGGACTATAATCATGTTCAGTCCGAGACAAACCTTTCATTTGCCAAGAGTCTGTCGGATTGGGGCAAACCGTTGTTTCTGATCGTGAACCAGATCGACAAGCATCGGGAGCGGGAGCTTTCTTTTGACCAATATACCGAAGGTGTGGAAGCTATATTTGCGGCCTGGGAAGTCAGATATGACGGACTGTTGTTTACTTCCCTTCGTGACAAGGAGCATCGCTATAACCAGTGGGATGTGATTCCGGAACTCATTAGACACATGATGCAAGAGAAGGAAGCATTAATCACGCACAGTTTGGCAAGTTCGGCCAGTCATGTAACGGAGCAACATCTGACAAGACAAGCGGAGAAACGTGAAGACGAAGAGAATTCCCTCCTGGATGAGATTGGTGGCAAGGAAGGAATTGAACGCTTGGAACGAGAGCTAGAGCTTCTCGATCAACAAGCAGCAGACATTCGTACGGGGCCTGCGCGAGTGCGCGAGAAATTCCGGGCAGAGTTGGAACCTCTTCTGGCCAATGCAAATCTTACACCTGCGGATATTCGTACGTCTGCTGCTGCCTATTTGGAGAGCCGCAAACCGGGCTTCCGGGTGGGTTTATTGTTCTCAGGTGGCAAAACCGAGCAGGAGAAACAACGCCGTGCTTCTGAGTTAGTCAGACTGTTACAGGATCAGGCTTCCGGACAAGTGGAGGTACATATTCGCACAATGCTCAGGCAGTTGGGTGAATCCCATCAGCTATGGGGGGCGGAGTGGGAGCAGGCGCTCAATACGGAACTGCCTGCTGTAGATGAAGCACTATTGGAGATGAAACGCAGTGCCAGTGCAGAGGTGTCTCCCGAGTATGTGATCCAGTTCAGCAAAGATCTGCGGGGCGAGATTGAGGCCCGCTATCGCAGGTCGGCCATGATGCTGGCCGACCGCATGCTGGAGGCGCTGGCAGCGCGAGGCGAAGCCGCGCTCCAGGCGCTGGACGCCAGCCGCGCAGCGCTGCTGGCGCAATCCGCGGCGGCGGCGCGCTACACGGCGCTCCAGCGCAGCGCCGCCGCAGAGGCAGCAGGGCTGCGCAGCCTGCTGCCCCATGCGGGCCCCCTCCCCTCCGGGATATTGCCGGAGGTGAAGGGCCCGCACGTGCCCGCGGTGCCTGAACCGGGCGAAGCACCCGGTTCGCATGCGGGCACGTCAACGTCTGTGGCTGCGCGGCCACAGACGCCAGAGGCACCGCCAGCGCAGCGCGCAGTCGCAGCGGCGGTGCCAGGGCCAACGGCGGCGGCTGGTGCTGAACGCCGCCGACGCCTGGACGCAGCAGCGGCACGGCTTGAAGCCGCTGCTGCGCTGGTGGAGCCGTACCCCGCCATGGGGTCGGCGGTACGGGATCTGCGTGCACGCGCGGCTTCGCTTGCGGGCGGCACGTTCACACTGGCGCTGTTCGGAGCATTCAGCGCCGGCAAATCCTCCTTCGCCAATGCGTTGCTGGGCGAAGCCGTACTACCCGTCTCGCCGCATCCAACGACAGCGGCGATTAACCGGATCATGGCTCCTGCCGGGGGCGCGGAGCATGGTACAGCCCGGGTCCGCATGAAGACCCGGGACGCCTTCCAGGAAGATCTCGGCTATTCCTTCCGATTGCTCGGACTGGGCGAGCCTGGAGCGGAGTGGCAGAAGCGAGTTAAATCTCTCTCGCCACAGGATGTGCATCCGGCGGGGCGCCCGCACTACAGCTTTTTACAAGCGGCAGCATCCGGTTGGGAAGAGACAGCGGACCAGCTGGGTCAGGATGTGCTGGTAGATCTGGACGGTTATCGTAACTTTGTCGCGAACGAGAAGAAGTCCTGTTTTGTGGACAGTATCGATCTGTATTACAGCTGTGATGTAACTGAACAAGGCATTGTGTTGGTGGACACACCAGGAGCAGACTCTGTGAATGCTCGTCATACGGGTGTAACCTTCAATTATATGAAGAATGCGGATGCACTCATTTTCGTAACGTATTACAACCATGCGTTCTCCCAAGGAGATCGCCAGTTCCTGAACCAGTTGGGACGTGTCAAAGATAGTTCTGCCATGGATCAGATGTTCTTTGTCGTGAATGCCAGTGATTTGTCTTCCTCCGAGGAAGAACTGGAGCAGGTTCTCGATCATGTGAGCACCCAACTGCGCAGTAATGGAATTCGGGCACCACGACTCTTCCCGGTATCCAGTATACTGGCGATGGAAGGCAAGATGGCCGGAGATTCGAAGCTGCTGGAGCAATCCGGATTTGTCCGGTTTGAGGAAGAGTTCAACCAATTTGCAGGCAGAGAATTAGCCGATCTTGCCGTCGGTGGCGCTTCCGAAGAGATGGCACGTGTCATTCAGCGGCTGAAGAAGCGTGCCGAGGATGCAGCTCAGGGTGAGGAAGCATTGCAGCAGCGGCGGGATGAACTGGAGACCATTCAGGGACAGTCACGCCAGCGCATACAGCGACTTGCAGAGCGATCTATGAAGGAAGAATTGTCACAGGAAACAGCAGAATTGCTGTTCCATGTGCGGCAGCGACTTGCCTATCGTCTTGGTCTATTTATGGCAGAAGCATTCCATCCATCCGTACTTCGGGAGGATCGGGGCAATCTGAAGACGGCTTTTGCAGCCTGTGGACGTGAACTGTTACGTATGATTGCCATTGAGCTGGAGCAAGAACTGCTCGCTACCACCCTCAGACTTGAACAGGCAGGTCAGACTTGGCTGATGAAGCAAGTTACGGATTGTATAGATGAGGTGAGACAGTTATCTGGAGGCGTGGATGTATCTCTGCCATTGAACGAACGCTGGAGTACACCTGTGCTTGAAGAGGTTCGCTTGGAAGAACCGTCCGGATGGAAAAGCTATTTGAATTATTTCCGCAATCCGAAACAGTTCTTCGAAGGGGATGGACGTCAACGGCTTCAAGAGGCACTTGATCCTGTCCTCAAACAGATGATCATTGAAGTTCTTCCTACTGCGCAAGACAAGCTGATTCAATTTTATGACAACCAGCTTCGTCAATCCTTGCAACACCAATCCCGTCAGTTGGAAGAACGTCTGGACGAGGCGGTGAGCGGAATTCAAGATACACTGGAGAGTGGAATTCCTGCTGAGCAATGGTCGAGCTTGTCTGTACAACTGGAACAGATTGAACGTAGTTAA
- the nth gene encoding endonuclease III → MNAATVRHILETMEAMFPDAHCELNHSNAFELTVAVLLSAQCTDETVNKVTADLFQKYRSPADYLAVPLEELEQDIRRIGLYRNKAKHIQNMCRILIEQYGGDVPQEHDQLVTLPGVGRKTANVVVSNAFGVPAIAVDTHVERVSKRLALAGWDDSVLEVEKKLMKRVPRDEWTLTHHRFIFFGRYHCKAQNPACHVCPLLDICREGKKRMKTSQIRKDKERVTTRKRKIN, encoded by the coding sequence ATGAATGCAGCGACGGTTAGACATATACTCGAAACTATGGAAGCAATGTTTCCTGATGCACATTGCGAATTAAATCACAGCAATGCATTTGAATTGACGGTAGCTGTCCTTTTGTCTGCCCAGTGCACCGATGAAACGGTGAACAAGGTAACCGCAGATTTGTTCCAGAAATACAGAAGCCCAGCAGATTATCTGGCGGTTCCTCTCGAAGAGCTGGAACAGGATATTCGGCGGATTGGCTTGTATCGGAACAAGGCCAAGCATATTCAGAACATGTGCCGAATTTTAATAGAGCAGTATGGCGGTGATGTACCGCAGGAACATGATCAGCTTGTGACGCTACCAGGTGTTGGTCGGAAAACCGCGAATGTAGTTGTTTCCAATGCGTTTGGAGTACCAGCAATTGCAGTAGATACTCATGTTGAACGAGTATCCAAGCGGCTGGCGCTTGCGGGTTGGGATGACTCCGTACTTGAAGTCGAAAAGAAACTAATGAAGCGCGTACCCCGGGATGAGTGGACTTTAACTCACCACCGGTTTATATTTTTTGGACGCTACCATTGTAAGGCACAGAACCCTGCTTGTCATGTCTGTCCATTGCTGGACATATGCAGGGAAGGGAAAAAACGTATGAAAACGTCCCAAATCAGGAAAGATAAGGAACGTGTCACCACCCGAAAACGCAAAATAAATTAA
- a CDS encoding ABC transporter ATP-binding protein, protein MDVLRQLQTFFWEKRTYLFVSILFLALATALGLVYPYMLRILIDDIIVPRTFEDVPIIALTVLGVVILKAGMQFLHGFFGGRLGNFLAYRLRNACYEKLQFLSFRYYDTAKTGDLMSRLTGDLEAIRNFIGFGFAQILNMVLMVVFGAIMMMTMSWQLTLFTLICIPLLAFVALRFESKIHPAFQEMRLALSSLTTAVQENITGVRTVKSFAREPYEVEKFSTRNERYKTNQIHAATLWSRYFPIMEILASVSIVLLLVIGGRMVIQKTLTLGELVAFFSLIWYIIGPMWNLGFHINNYTQSKASGERVLELLNTPVDVEETQDPVIVEADQVNGHVTFESVTFAYGNKMPAVTDINFDAAPGSVIGFLGGTGSGKSTIIQLLMRAYNVNSGTIKLDGKNIKDIGIRSLRSQIASVFQETFLFSSSIRNNISYGLKNVTTDEIIRAAKLAKAHDFIMEFPDGYDTVVGERGMGLSGGQKQRIAIARALLKNPKILVLDDATSAVDMETEHEIQSGFQEVMRGRTTFIIAHRISSLRHADEILVLDEGRVVQRGKHTELIEVPGPYQDVYKIQYADYIARGKREAGEQVNS, encoded by the coding sequence ATGGATGTTCTTAGGCAACTGCAAACCTTTTTTTGGGAAAAGCGAACGTATTTATTTGTATCAATCTTGTTCCTCGCCTTAGCGACTGCACTTGGGTTGGTGTATCCGTATATGCTGAGGATACTGATTGATGATATTATTGTTCCGCGCACTTTTGAAGACGTTCCCATAATTGCCTTGACTGTGTTAGGTGTAGTTATTTTGAAAGCGGGAATGCAGTTTTTACATGGCTTTTTTGGAGGGCGCTTGGGTAACTTCCTGGCGTACAGACTTCGTAACGCATGTTACGAAAAGCTTCAATTTTTATCCTTCCGTTATTATGATACGGCCAAGACAGGTGATCTGATGTCCCGCCTCACGGGAGATTTGGAAGCCATCCGTAACTTTATCGGATTTGGTTTCGCCCAGATTCTCAACATGGTTTTGATGGTCGTATTCGGCGCAATCATGATGATGACCATGAGTTGGCAGCTTACACTGTTCACACTCATATGCATCCCATTACTTGCCTTCGTTGCGCTGAGATTCGAATCCAAAATTCACCCTGCGTTTCAGGAGATGCGGCTGGCGCTCAGTTCACTGACGACGGCGGTACAGGAGAATATTACTGGCGTACGTACTGTAAAATCCTTTGCACGTGAGCCATATGAAGTGGAGAAATTCTCCACACGTAATGAGCGTTACAAGACAAATCAGATTCATGCCGCAACCTTGTGGAGTCGCTATTTTCCGATCATGGAGATTCTTGCTTCGGTGAGCATCGTGCTGTTGCTGGTGATCGGTGGAAGAATGGTTATACAGAAGACGCTGACACTCGGTGAACTCGTTGCCTTTTTCAGTTTGATCTGGTACATAATCGGTCCAATGTGGAACCTTGGGTTCCATATCAACAACTATACGCAATCCAAAGCTTCAGGTGAACGGGTGCTCGAACTGCTCAATACGCCAGTGGATGTGGAAGAAACGCAAGATCCGGTCATTGTGGAGGCAGACCAAGTAAACGGCCATGTAACGTTTGAATCCGTTACCTTTGCCTACGGCAACAAAATGCCAGCGGTAACCGATATTAACTTTGATGCTGCACCTGGTTCTGTAATCGGTTTCCTCGGGGGAACAGGTTCAGGTAAATCAACCATCATTCAGCTTCTGATGCGTGCATATAACGTCAACTCGGGTACGATCAAGCTGGATGGCAAAAACATCAAAGACATAGGCATCCGGAGTTTGCGGAGTCAGATCGCTTCTGTTTTCCAGGAAACATTCCTGTTCTCATCCAGCATTCGCAATAATATTTCCTACGGACTTAAGAACGTCACCACGGATGAGATTATCCGTGCAGCCAAGCTCGCCAAGGCTCATGACTTCATTATGGAGTTCCCGGACGGATATGACACGGTGGTTGGTGAACGCGGCATGGGATTATCCGGAGGACAGAAACAGCGGATTGCGATCGCAAGGGCTTTGCTGAAAAATCCGAAAATTCTGGTACTTGATGATGCAACCAGCGCCGTGGATATGGAGACGGAACATGAGATTCAGTCCGGTTTCCAGGAAGTCATGCGCGGCAGAACGACATTTATTATTGCACACCGGATATCTTCACTAAGACATGCAGATGAGATTCTGGTACTCGATGAAGGTCGCGTGGTACAACGCGGTAAACATACCGAACTCATTGAAGTACCTGGACCGTACCAGGATGTTTATAAAATTCAATATGCAGATTATATTGCCCGTGGTAAGCGGGAGGCTGGGGAGCAGGTGAATTCATGA
- a CDS encoding ABC transporter ATP-binding protein — MSAETIADRREAKVASEKKLNERFVYQDDEIIEKPFNWKEFGRLFAYMKPYAKQLLPLVILMMILGTITKLSVPFLISLAIDRAIAPANGLPSMTMLYLIAGSIFVLYLIQWAANTYRIKLTNIIGQRVIYDLRSDLFKHIQKLSFNFFDKRPAGSVLVRVTNDINSLQDLFTNGAVNVMIDCVQLLGIIVILLLINWKLGLAVIITVPIMFIISTKLRVLIRRAWQDVRMKNSRINSHLNESIQGIRVTQAYTQEKENMKYFDNMNLSSKKSWDKASAMNQGFGPLIEITGGFGTLILFWFGAYLIQHDQLTVGLLVAFANYVGNFWDPINRLGQMYNQLLVAMASSERIFEFMDEKPSIADKPGAKPLPSIKGDIAFENVVFEYEKGRQALKGISFSAAAGQSIALVGHTGSGKSTIINLISRFYDISGGRLTIDGQDVRDVTVESLRSQISIVLQDTFIFSGTIRDNIRFGRLDATNEEVEDAAKAVNAHEFIMKLPGGYDTEVEERGNVLSMGQRQLLSFARALLANPRILILDEATASIDTETELKIQEALKVLLQGRTSFMVAHRLSTIRNADNIIVLDHGEIKEEGNHEQLIQKQGVYNGLIEAQYRFL; from the coding sequence ATGAGTGCCGAAACGATAGCAGACAGGCGCGAGGCAAAAGTGGCCTCTGAGAAGAAACTGAATGAACGATTTGTGTATCAGGACGATGAGATTATTGAAAAGCCGTTTAACTGGAAAGAGTTCGGACGTTTGTTTGCATACATGAAACCTTATGCGAAACAACTGTTACCACTCGTTATTCTAATGATGATCTTGGGTACCATTACGAAATTGTCCGTACCATTTTTGATCAGTCTGGCGATTGACCGGGCCATCGCACCGGCAAATGGGTTGCCGAGTATGACTATGCTTTATCTTATTGCAGGCTCCATATTCGTGTTGTATCTCATTCAATGGGCTGCCAATACGTACCGGATCAAACTGACCAACATTATCGGGCAGCGCGTTATTTATGATCTACGCTCGGATCTGTTCAAGCATATCCAGAAGCTGTCCTTTAACTTTTTTGACAAAAGACCGGCAGGTTCCGTACTGGTACGGGTTACGAATGATATTAACTCCCTTCAGGATCTGTTTACGAACGGTGCAGTTAACGTCATGATCGACTGCGTACAGCTGCTCGGGATCATTGTGATCTTGCTGTTGATTAACTGGAAACTGGGGCTTGCCGTAATCATTACGGTGCCGATCATGTTTATCATCTCGACCAAACTGCGGGTGCTGATCCGCCGTGCTTGGCAGGATGTGCGCATGAAGAACTCCCGGATTAACTCCCACTTGAATGAATCCATTCAGGGGATTCGAGTGACTCAGGCTTATACACAGGAAAAAGAGAACATGAAATACTTTGACAACATGAACCTGTCCAGTAAAAAGTCTTGGGATAAAGCATCAGCGATGAACCAGGGCTTCGGACCACTGATTGAGATTACCGGTGGATTTGGTACATTAATTCTCTTCTGGTTTGGTGCCTATCTGATTCAACATGACCAGTTGACTGTGGGATTACTTGTCGCTTTTGCCAACTATGTCGGCAACTTCTGGGACCCAATCAACCGTCTGGGACAGATGTACAATCAGCTACTTGTTGCCATGGCGTCATCGGAGCGTATCTTCGAATTCATGGATGAAAAGCCAAGTATCGCAGATAAACCGGGTGCCAAGCCACTTCCTTCTATTAAAGGAGATATCGCATTCGAAAATGTGGTGTTCGAATACGAGAAGGGCAGACAGGCGCTGAAAGGAATCAGCTTCTCAGCGGCTGCGGGACAATCGATTGCACTTGTTGGTCATACGGGCTCAGGTAAAAGTACGATCATCAATCTGATCAGTCGTTTCTATGATATATCTGGCGGACGTCTCACCATTGACGGACAGGATGTGCGGGATGTAACGGTAGAGAGTTTACGCAGCCAGATCAGCATTGTTTTACAGGATACCTTTATCTTCTCGGGTACGATTCGTGACAATATTCGATTTGGACGACTGGATGCAACGAATGAAGAGGTGGAGGATGCAGCCAAAGCAGTCAATGCACATGAGTTCATCATGAAGCTGCCTGGCGGATATGATACCGAAGTAGAGGAACGTGGGAACGTATTATCCATGGGACAACGGCAATTGTTATCCTTTGCCCGTGCGCTCCTTGCTAATCCGCGTATATTGATTCTGGATGAAGCTACAGCCAGCATCGACACCGAAACAGAGCTGAAAATTCAGGAAGCGTTGAAGGTACTGTTGCAGGGAAGAACGTCCTTTATGGTCGCTCACCGTCTCTCAACTATCCGGAATGCAGATAACATTATTGTCCTGGATCATGGTGAAATTAAAGAAGAAGGCAACCATGAGCAGCTGATTCAAAAACAAGGCGTTTATAATGGATTAATAGAAGCTCAATACCGATTTTTGTAA
- a CDS encoding AraC family transcriptional regulator: MQMHNNEIKSEHFDHLDHMNFRLINVNYTSGPTTEWALRKHFIETYMLLFVASGKGWLKIDGSFIELKTGGLYVGFPGQLVEANVHSLDERGVYHMNFDVMYAMEQEGETALDIMKQLLRNEVNGEVTSSSPVAVGVICQMIYHHTLKKDGLQRYYGQIRFQELLYTMFYDGAYAEKTDLTSPIEHVKAYMEQNYAKRLTIEELAIVARMSPRHFMRLFKKRYGCSPVDYLTFYRIKQAQILMRNDHSYRLKDVASYVGYQDETYFRRKFKQISGIPPAAFIRNSKQKIAAVHSVSIGILLALQIIPCAAPASHPWTYYYRRKYETDKVMPLAEGETIWLEQLRLVKPDYIITAGTESETLQSKLHSIAPVCDLPWGKGDWREHLRYVASFLDRSDIAEVWLQRYEEKVMIIKNQLADFIRKDSLVVLKVYGEELQMLGPRSIASVFYVDMQMEGPEGIETYWERGTVTMKELCVLNVERILLIVGDDETSRQTWVDVRKSEEWLKLMAVQSGRMDILLSSVLLDYTAFTHELMLDEILKLWQDRP, from the coding sequence ATGCAGATGCACAACAACGAAATAAAATCAGAGCATTTTGATCACCTGGATCATATGAACTTTAGGCTCATTAATGTAAATTATACGAGTGGTCCTACGACAGAGTGGGCTCTGAGGAAACACTTCATTGAAACATACATGTTATTATTTGTAGCCAGTGGAAAAGGGTGGTTAAAGATCGATGGGAGTTTCATCGAATTAAAGACGGGTGGACTGTACGTAGGCTTCCCAGGGCAGCTGGTTGAAGCGAATGTGCATTCGTTGGATGAACGAGGCGTGTATCACATGAACTTTGATGTCATGTACGCAATGGAGCAGGAGGGTGAAACAGCCCTGGATATAATGAAACAACTTTTGCGTAATGAAGTGAATGGCGAGGTCACCTCATCTTCACCCGTTGCAGTTGGCGTGATCTGTCAGATGATTTACCACCATACATTGAAGAAGGATGGCTTGCAACGGTACTATGGTCAGATTCGTTTTCAGGAACTGTTGTATACCATGTTTTACGACGGAGCCTATGCAGAAAAGACGGATCTCACTTCACCGATTGAACATGTTAAAGCCTATATGGAGCAGAATTATGCGAAGAGATTAACCATCGAGGAATTAGCAATTGTTGCACGAATGAGCCCGCGTCATTTCATGCGTTTGTTCAAGAAAAGATATGGCTGTAGTCCAGTGGACTATTTAACCTTTTATCGAATCAAACAAGCCCAGATCTTAATGAGAAATGATCACAGTTATCGACTCAAGGATGTGGCATCATACGTGGGTTATCAGGATGAGACGTATTTCCGGCGTAAATTCAAGCAAATCTCCGGCATTCCACCGGCAGCGTTTATACGTAATAGCAAGCAAAAAATTGCTGCGGTTCATTCTGTGAGCATTGGCATACTGCTTGCATTGCAGATCATTCCATGTGCCGCGCCGGCAAGTCATCCATGGACATACTATTACCGACGTAAATATGAAACGGACAAAGTTATGCCACTCGCAGAGGGGGAGACCATCTGGCTGGAACAGCTTCGATTAGTTAAACCTGATTATATTATTACTGCTGGCACGGAGTCTGAGACTTTACAAAGTAAGCTTCATTCCATTGCTCCTGTGTGTGACCTCCCGTGGGGAAAAGGCGATTGGAGAGAACATTTGAGATATGTTGCAAGCTTTTTGGACAGGTCGGATATTGCAGAGGTATGGCTTCAAAGATATGAAGAGAAGGTAATGATCATTAAGAACCAGCTTGCGGATTTCATACGAAAAGACAGTCTGGTTGTCCTGAAAGTATATGGCGAAGAATTGCAGATGTTAGGTCCAAGGAGCATTGCTTCCGTTTTCTACGTGGATATGCAAATGGAGGGTCCCGAAGGAATTGAGACTTATTGGGAACGGGGCACAGTGACCATGAAAGAGCTGTGTGTTCTCAACGTTGAAAGAATATTATTGATTGTGGGTGATGACGAGACATCCAGGCAGACATGGGTGGATGTGCGGAAGTCGGAAGAGTGGCTAAAGTTAATGGCGGTACAGAGTGGCAGAATGGATATCCTGTTGTCGAGCGTCCTGCTGGACTACACTGCATTTACCCATGAGCTTATGTTGGATGAAATATTAAAGCTATGGCAAGATCGTCCATAG